Part of the Azospirillum thiophilum genome, AAGCCGGTGATCGACGAGCTGCGAGTCCTGCGCCGCCTGATGCTGCGCCACCCGCCGACCAACAACCAGCGCAGCCTCGCCACCTTCATCCAGCTCGGCCATTACCGCCAGCATCTCCGCCGCACCGCCACCGTCCTGCAGGAGCGGGCCGGGCTGATCGCCGACCTGCTGCCGGAGCTGCTGCCCGGCTGCCGGTTCCGCCGCGATTTCGGTGCCAAGAGCTTCTGGATCGAGGGACCGCCCGGCCTCGACAGCCGCGATCTCGTCCGCGCCGCGCGCGGGCAGGGCGTTCTGATCGAGGCCGGCGACATCTTCTTCCTCGACCCGACCGAGGGGCGGCGCCACTTCCGTCTCGGCTTCACCTCGATCGCGACGCACCGGATCGAGCCGGGGCTGCGGCGCCTGGGGGCGCTGGTGCAGGACGGCCGGGCCTGCTGAGACGGCCCCCGCTTCGGGTCAATCGGAGGGCGGCGGCGGCACCTCGTCGCTGCCCTCGGTGCGGTCGCGGTAGAGCGCGGCCCGCGCCAGCAGCATCAGGGTGATGGGCGTGGTGACGACCATCAGGGCGGTGATCAGCACCTCGTGCAGGATCGCCCGCGTCTCCAGGACCGAGAAGAACAGCATCGAGGCGAGCAGGACGCAGCCGATGCCCAGCGTCGAGCCCAAGGTCGGGGCGTGGACCCGCTGGTAGAAGCTGTCGAACCGCAGCAGCCCGACCGTTCCGATCAAGGTCAGGACTGCGCCGGTCAGCAGCAGCAGGGCGGTCAGGACCGCGGCCCATGCCGGGATTTCGGCCAGATGGGTCATTCGATCACTTCTCCACGCATGAGGAACTTCGCCAGCGCCG contains:
- the mnhG gene encoding monovalent cation/H(+) antiporter subunit G produces the protein MTHLAEIPAWAAVLTALLLLTGAVLTLIGTVGLLRFDSFYQRVHAPTLGSTLGIGCVLLASMLFFSVLETRAILHEVLITALMVVTTPITLMLLARAALYRDRTEGSDEVPPPPSD